TTTACGAGACCCCTTTTCTCGGGCAGCACGGCATCTCCCTCTACCTGGAGACCCTTCGGGACGGAGAGGTATATCACGTCCTGATGGACGTAGGGCAAAACCCTCTGGCTCTGGTCAACAACATGGAGGAGCTGGACATCGACCTGGACGATCTGGACGCTATAGTCCTTACCCACTGTCATTACGACCATACAAGAGGAATAGCCCAGCTTTTAGAGGCATCGTCAAGGTCCGGTATCCCGGTCATAGCCCACCCCAGTATATTTCGTCCCCACTACGTCACCGATCCTGAGTGGCGACATATAGGCATGTCTCCTGAGGATTCGGCCAGAAAAATAGAGGATGCTGGGGGAAAGCTGGTTCTAACCTCCGACCCTATGGCGGTTATTCCTGGACTTTTCGTCTCTGGACAGGTCCCCAGAAAAAACAAAATAGAGCTACCTCCTAAGGGGCTTTTCACCTCCCAGGGTGGGATGGCGGTACCCGACAGGATGGAGGACGATATGTCCCTCTACGCCCTGATCGAGGGGGTAGGCATGGTGGTCCTCACAGGATGTGCCCACGCCGGCATAATCAACATAATAGACCATGGAGCCTCCCTTTTCCCCGACATGCCTCTCGAAGGGGTCGTCGGAGGGCTCCATCTCATAGAGGCGGAGCCGGAGGTCATACAGTGGACCGCCGAGGCACTAGGGGAGAAGGAGCCAAGCTGGATCGGTGCAGGCCACTGTACGGGCTTTGGGGGCCAGATGGCCCTGGCGGCTATCCTTCAGGATATGTTCTTCCCCCTGAGAACCGGCCTTATAATCCACGTCGACGAGGACGGCATGGAGCTCGAATCGGTGGTGGACGTCCGCTTCTAGTGATATAATGATAAGGAAAATCGATATCGTTATATTGGAGGCGGTTTTATGTATGCAGTAGCGTCCTGTGGAGATGGACCGGAGGCAATGGTTGCCGATCGTTTCGGTCGTGCTCAGTTTTTCGCCTTTTTCGACGAGGCAGGTGCTTTTCTTAGGTCGGTCAAAAACGACAGCTCCTCCGCAGCTCACGGAGCTGGCGGTCAGGCGGTGGCGGTAATCGCTTCCGAGGGAGCCAAGGTGGCCATAGGACCTCAGTTTGGGGTCAACGCCGAATCGGCGATGAAAGCAGGAGGAATCTCCGCATTCTCCGCATCGGGATGTACGGTTTCCGAGGCGGTCTCTCAGTGTATCGCCGGAGGCCTCAAAAAGCTCTTTTAAAACGGGAAAAAGGTAAGCCCCTTGACGAGAGTCGAGGGGCTTACCTTTTGTTTATCCTGTGATTCTCTTTATCTCCTGCCATATGTGATCGATAGACGGTCTCATGTGCTCTACAGGGATACTTCCGGAGGCGACGGACTCGGGGATATCCCTCGAAAAGGGAATCTCCCCTATCAGCGGGATCGTCAACTCCCTGCAAACCTCTCTGACCCTAGGGGCCATATCGGTCACGTCGCTTTTGTTGAGTACCACCGCCATAGGAATGTCCATGTCGGCGGTAAGCTGGTGAAGCCTTTTAAGGTCGTGAATCCCCGACTCGGTGGGCTCGGTGACCGCCAAGGCCAAAGAAGCTCCGGTTACAGCCGCTATAGCTGGGCAGGCTATGCCAGGAGGTCCGTCGACTATGAGGTTAGGCAGTTCTAGCCTTTGGGCCTCTTCCTTGGCGGCCCTTTTAACGGTGGTCACCAGCATTCCGCTGTTCTCCCCACCGGGGAAAAGCCTGGCGTAGACCATAGGCCCAAGATGGGTGATAGCCTTAAACCATCGCCCCTGCTGTCTCGGAACCATGGTTATGGCCTCCTTCGGACAGACCATGGCGCAACCTCCACAGCCCTCACAGCCTGCGGTCACCGTGGCTTTTTTACCCTCCATACGGATGGCGTCAAAACGGCAAAAGTCCAGACAGGCACCGCAACCGGTGCAGCTTTCTTTCGAGACCTCCGCCCCGTCCATGCCTATAAAGTCGAACTTCTCCTGTCGTTCCGGGGGAACCAGTATCCACAGGTCCGGGGCGTCGACGTCGGCGTCGCACAGAGCCGCTCCCTCTTGGGAAGCGATAGACGCCAGCGACGCGGTTATGGAGGTCTTGCCGGTGCCTCCTTTGCCGCTGACCACGACGATCTCCCTCATTAAAGGACACCTCTTTTCCTGAGAGAGGACACTATTCCGTCGGTATGTCCTCTCCATAGCTCTGACTTGAGGTAAAGGTTCTCCCCTATGCCGTATATCTGGGCGACTTCCTTTGAGAAGGGAATCCTCGATATGACCTCGACGTTAAAACGGCGGCACAGTTCCTCCGGGTCTGACCCTCCTAGGTCGAACCTGTTGACCACCACCGACGCAGGCCGTTTGAGGTCCGATACCACCTCAAGGGCCAGTTCCAGATCGGCCATGCCGAAAGGGGTTCCCTCGGTGACCAGCAGGACGTAATCCGATCGGCTCACCGCCTCCACCATAGAGCAGGACGTTCCAGGAGGACAGTCCACTATTTTGACGTTTGAGTCCGTGGACCCCGCCTCTATAACCGACCGTATGACCGGAACGGGGTTAGGGGAACCCACTTTGAGCCTTCCCTCTAAAAGCCTGAGGTTTCCTCTAGATGCCTCCGATACCGTTCCGATCACGTTAGGGGTCTCGGTTATGGCTCCTACAGGGCAGACCATCGAGCAGACGGCACAGCCGTGGCACAGTCCTTTGTTCACCGTCGGAGCTAGAGAGCCGAACTGCACTATAGCGTTGAAACGACA
The genomic region above belongs to Dethiosulfovibrio salsuginis and contains:
- a CDS encoding NifB/NifX family molybdenum-iron cluster-binding protein encodes the protein MYAVASCGDGPEAMVADRFGRAQFFAFFDEAGAFLRSVKNDSSSAAHGAGGQAVAVIASEGAKVAIGPQFGVNAESAMKAGGISAFSASGCTVSEAVSQCIAGGLKKLF
- a CDS encoding nucleotide-binding protein, which produces MTVLAVASGKGGTGKSSLTSSLALALDRVTAIDADVEEPNLAPLLGLDPVERGQVSIPIPLFGHNCVRCGECAKACRFNAIVQFGSLAPTVNKGLCHGCAVCSMVCPVGAITETPNVIGTVSEASRGNLRLLEGRLKVGSPNPVPVIRSVIEAGSTDSNVKIVDCPPGTSCSMVEAVSRSDYVLLVTEGTPFGMADLELALEVVSDLKRPASVVVNRFDLGGSDPEELCRRFNVEVISRIPFSKEVAQIYGIGENLYLKSELWRGHTDGIVSSLRKRGVL
- a CDS encoding MBL fold metallo-hydrolase — encoded protein: MVSDFEGSLIGNGSPVSLESLSITVLAEDTVLYETPFLGQHGISLYLETLRDGEVYHVLMDVGQNPLALVNNMEELDIDLDDLDAIVLTHCHYDHTRGIAQLLEASSRSGIPVIAHPSIFRPHYVTDPEWRHIGMSPEDSARKIEDAGGKLVLTSDPMAVIPGLFVSGQVPRKNKIELPPKGLFTSQGGMAVPDRMEDDMSLYALIEGVGMVVLTGCAHAGIINIIDHGASLFPDMPLEGVVGGLHLIEAEPEVIQWTAEALGEKEPSWIGAGHCTGFGGQMALAAILQDMFFPLRTGLIIHVDEDGMELESVVDVRF
- a CDS encoding ATP-binding protein, whose translation is MREIVVVSGKGGTGKTSITASLASIASQEGAALCDADVDAPDLWILVPPERQEKFDFIGMDGAEVSKESCTGCGACLDFCRFDAIRMEGKKATVTAGCEGCGGCAMVCPKEAITMVPRQQGRWFKAITHLGPMVYARLFPGGENSGMLVTTVKRAAKEEAQRLELPNLIVDGPPGIACPAIAAVTGASLALAVTEPTESGIHDLKRLHQLTADMDIPMAVVLNKSDVTDMAPRVREVCRELTIPLIGEIPFSRDIPESVASGSIPVEHMRPSIDHIWQEIKRITG